One Coffea eugenioides isolate CCC68of chromosome 2, Ceug_1.0, whole genome shotgun sequence genomic window, GGAACTTTGACACCAGTGGCACTAAGAGCATCTAGAGTTGCAATTTTTCCCTCAGAAAAGTCATCAATTACAGTCTGAATACGTAAACGTGGTGCAAGCTGATTCAACCCCTCAAGTACACGTAATAGAGCCAATATTTCATAAGTAGGGTTATTTTTTTCCAGATCACACGGAAGTTCCCCCTGCAATATGCTATCTAAAAGTGATCCTTGATGGGATGCGGACTCAGAGCTAACAGTAGCTGAAGAACTAGCTTTCGTAGATTTTGACAGATTTGTTGAGATTGGAGTCCCAAGTGAAGCATTATCAGATTGACTCTCTGCTCTCTGGTATGTGATAGTGTAAATATCACTCCAAAGCCTGCTTCCATCACTCGAAAGAAAATCACTGCCAGCATATctctcatcatcatcatcttcgagGACAAGCTGCCTTTGGATTGCCTGGTAAATGGTCAAGTGTCTAGTAAGCTGCTTCCCAGCTGCAGAAAACATCAACCTTGGAGGGTCACTAGAACCAAATAATAGACGTCCATGGCGATCTCTGCCTCCCCGCATGCCTCTCCCACTACCAGCTGCAAGTCCAGCCATCGCAACAGCAGCAAATGACATTGCACCCCTTGAACCGAAAGAACTCCCACTCCTGAGATCAGCAGAATCAGCCACTCCCACTGAAGGGCCTCTGCTGCTGGAGCCGCCCACTGGATTGATCTGACTGTCGCCTGAAACGGGAGCATCAGTGGCATCCTCGGTAGGGTCACCCAACTTAACATCATGAACCTTGTCTGGCATACACATGGGAATGGACTCATCTCTAAGTACCTGAAAAAATAAACAAGATATTCAGTACAAGAAACATGAAACTGTTAACCAGCTAAAAGAAAACAGCAGCGAGCTGATGCTCCCACTATCACAAACATGATATATAGTTCATCCACAGACATCCCTGAACATCAACTGCTGCGCAAATAGTCTTTGGCTTCCAAACTTTCTGTCAGTAATTACGTTACCATCAGTTTAACAAAACTCATCTTTATAGATTATATCATTAATTAGTTAAATACTCTAAGAACACTCGCACCATTAAATCTTAAATTATATTAGCAATCCAACTATATCTACGAGAGATCCTAGTACGCCTTTGTGGAAGCTAGTTATTTGTGCAAACTGCAACAAAACTTTCAGCAGAACAAAATAGATAGTAGAAATTTACATCTTCAcgatcatcttcatcatcatctgaGATATCATCATCTTCAATCACCAAAGCATCatcaatttcaacaggagaaATATCCAACTCATCATCCTGCAAAACAACATGACAGATGAGCACACcccaaaatgtcaaaattaaaTTTAGCCAATCCGTGACCTCAAAAAAGGTAGACACACATTCTATTGGGAAAAAATTGCCATTTACCAGCCAGTACTATTTAATAGCCTTAGAAGATGTACGCAAAGCTCGGGCAACAAATATAAAACAATGCACTGCAGCTCAGAAATGTCAATCCTCTTTCTAAATTCCTTGCAATTGAGAGCCTAGTGAATTTATAATACCACACCATTTCAATTTCGAGTTAGGTTATCAACATAAAAAGATTTACTTAAACTCCCATAGTCAACTTCTTCATTTCCCTTCTCTCTAATCCCACTAGAAACATTGTTCATGTTCCGCTTCCATCTACATTCTTTGTTGTCTTAAGAACATCTAAATCAGAGCTCTCCTACAGAACTATATAACTGCACTGGATATGGAACAATACATTATTAAATATCTTCTTCGTTCTCATCTTGTTTACCTAATATCCCACTACAGAAATTCATTAAAATGTGGTTACCCAACGTTCAGGAACATATATAGCTGGTCTCCTAATAAGCTGATAAGGGTTTCTCTACCTTTGTTGAAGGCAAAAGTCCCAGGCTTTGCATTGCACTGTACATTCTCTTCAATCCTTCAGCAACTGCACTCTCATCCTCCCCGTGGATAATGAAGAATACTACCAATCAAGCCTTAGGCTATTATTGAGATTTGACAAACTTCTTGTAATTATCTTTTGTGTTTCGAGCAGGTTTACACTACTCTAATTCATTCGAACTATATTAACTGTGCAAGGTTTCATCCGccaaaaacaatatttggcagaTGAACTAACCACAAAAATTCATCTTCAATTCAAGCAGCAGCAGTAATTAGCATAAAGAAATATAACAACATTTGTCACACAAGAAAAAATAGTAAGAGACATAATCAGTATGTAAGAAAATAGCATACCTCAGAACTAGTATCCCCAGTCACAGGCTTCATTTGAGCATCTTTATCCACAGCTGCTCTTCTACGAGCAGCATTTCTAGTTTGAGGTCCTCTCCCTTCCTCTGAAGCTGACTTTAGAACTgctttcccctttccctttgaTGAGCTAGCACTTTTTTCTTGAGCAGGTTCCTTTTTATTTGCATCACCTATATTAATGGATGATCTGGACCGCGTAGAATGGCGGCGAGTGGTTGAAGCAGGTGTGGAAGTAGATGGCGATGAAACAGCTGTGCCTGCAATCGCTGTCCCAGAGTCGGAGTTCCCTGCTGAAACTGAAGGCTTCTGACCAGAGTCACTTCGTTGGACCCGTGGCCATAGGAAGTCTTCTACAGCTGCTAAACTTGCTAATGGATCAATCAGAACAACATTTGATGAATAGTCACGAAGGGATTTTTCTCCCTGGGCTCTACAGAGCCGCAGCTTAAAGGGTTGTGATAAAGCACTTAAACCAGAAGAAGGCCGTGAATTCCCACTGGAGGATCTAGACGTATGACTCAGAACAACAGGAAAGCGTTCCAATGATGATAGAGCATTTTGAAGCTTTTGAATCAACACACTCATAGGATCTCCACTACCTTCACCAACATTTGATGGAAGAGCAACTGACACAAAAGATTTGTACCTTTTGACAGCTTGTTGCCGAAGCTTAGGAAACTTAGCTTCTGAAATTCCATCCTTGGAGAAATATCCACATGTGAAGTAATTCAGCAAAGCTGCAATAACCCCACTGCCTATGAACTCAAAAGTTGACACACCATCCCCTTTGCTGAGCTCCCCCAAAATCTCCGATATCACTCCAACTAAATTCTCCTCTCTGCTAGCTGAAACATCAGGAAGACGAGAACCAGAAGATTTAGATTTTCCCTTGGCTTTCGACTTCTGTTCGTCAATGCCAGCATTTAGTTTAACACACAGATTCTTCAAATGCAAAAGGTCATCTGTAATCCCAGCTTCAGTGGCCTCCGGATTTGATGGGAAATATTTTTCCTTGAAAGCTTTTGCGCATGCACTGACAGTCACACGAAGACTAGAATTCACTGATGAAAGTTCAATGGAATTTGGAGGAGAACCAAAACTAGAAACTGGATTTTTAGAATCGTCAGAATGGTTCACATCAGCATTTGAATTATTGCCACGTCGTCGGTTACGCCTCAAGCGAGACGATGATCCAGGTATGGAATCGTTATCCTTTTCGTTGGAGGTTTGTTGCTGGGGAGCATTACTTTGAGAACCAGCTAATATCAGGGTATCTATAGCATGTACAACACCTTCTCTAATAAACATCTTAGAAAAAGTCCCTGGAAGCTTTTCCATTAAAATTTCTGCTATTTGAAGAGCAGGGACCAACACCTGAGGATCCTTCCAAGCTAATACCCCAGCCAAGAAGCTAggtaaaccaaaaaaaaaataaagagaacaaAGATATTTAGGCATTGTACTACAATAAGTAAGAATTAGAAATGCCACAGTGGGGCCAGCACACAGCTTGTACCTGGATATATTTGTTACACTTAATAAAGATTGAATCATATCAGCTGTGCTGAAGTACATAAGTTTTCCAATGACTGAGAGGCATTTATGACGAACAGGACCATTTACACTTGAACCATATATCTGCATTGCACGATATGGATAATGTTTCACTTGAAATATCAACAATGGAAAATATATAAACGAGTAATTACCAAAGATTAACCTGGATAAGAACAGGAACGAGATCTATTCCAAATTGTTGCAGGAGTTCAGGCTGATCAATGAACAATTTCTCTCTAGCTGAAACTTCTAGAGAATTTCCATTTGAATCTTCCTGCTTATTGGAACTGCTACCAGGTGACTTCTTTGTATAGGAACCTTTCATGAACAAATTAGTACTTGCTGGGAGAGAAATGGTTCCTTGAGGAAGAGAAGGAAGAAGCTCATTTGCCAAGCTGACGATCTCAAAAATCTGATGATTTGAAACAAGAAGGAACTTAAATCTATATGCAAAGAAACTCACGACAGAAATTTAGGCCAAAATGCATTATTAAGATGAACTACTACAGGTAAAAGATCATCTCCATGAAGACAGGGTAGATGATTACATATCTTAGTGCCATAAGGgcattaaaatttccaaaattagcAAGACATAAGCACTTATAAACCACCCAATTATGCAACCAGAAGCCTATGAATTTTGCAATTACAGGAACTGATCAACTATAGGCCACATCATTTTTGAAGAACTTCCCAAATTTATCTATCCAAATTCAATGCTGATAAACATCAATTTTATTGACAAACATCAGGACACAAATTAAAGAGGACTCTGAACCTGAACCACTAAGCAGATCTTTAGACAGCCAAGAAGATGATAAACTGTACTTCAAAGCTTGTTTAAATTTTCAGAATGCAATTGAATCCAACATTTTTGTTAAATTGTAAAAATCAATGAAGGATCCTACTACCGAATGATCCTAGATTAGCAATAACAATAAAGAGAAGCTAGATCAGAGCCACTTGGACTTCTGAAAAATAACAGGACACGAATTGCTAGATCAGGTTATCTATCTGGAAAATAGGATTACAGAGAAAAAATGCTACCTGTTCAGCTGGCCTATTTAATGCAGGTGAAACAGACATgccagcaacaaggccagaaccaGATAGAATGTCCTTGAGAATCCCACTGATGCCAAGGAGCAATAAGGTTTTCGCTCCAAGATGAGAGCCACTTGCACATGTTGAAAGAAGTCGGATCAAACCCTGCAAGTCTTATCAGGTTATAACCCAGCATCAAATCCAATAAGTGCATTAAACTCAAAGCTATAACAAAGTTACCGTGTATGTAGAAGAGCTAAGAGATGCCTGACCACCTCCAGAATTACTGGTTGAAATGAGGGAGGCAGCCTGTGTAACCAGTCCATGATTACAGAGTTCATCCAGCTTTTCAGGGGAGGTGGCAAAAGACTCTGCAATCCTAGTCAAGCAAATAGAAGCATGCTCCAAAACCTATAGAGAAAGAGGTAGGGGGAAATGCAAAAAATAAGATTCAGAACAGATAAATGTGATGAACATGGAAAGGGACTACAAAACTGAGGTAATGGTATTTTGACAAATATTTGTTTAACCTTTGCATCGTGATATTGAAGCAGGTTTGTCAGCAGAGGAACAGCTTCCATCACAAAGTCAGCAGCATCTGAGGGGAGTTTCTTACACATGTTTGCAGCAGTAGACAATGCCACGCGCTGAAAGATATACATGAAAAATTATGCAATCAACCCCAATACAGGAAAATTACTATCTGGCACTTGTTAATAAATGATCAAATCGAGAttttatgaacaaaatatacAGGTTTTTAACAAATGGTACCTGGACCCCTGTTGAGAAGAAGTCAAGGTAGGAAAGCACCGCCATCAACGCTCCTGCACGCAAGCAAGCAGTTGGGTGTTCCTGAGATATCTTCTTCAATGCTTGCAACGACTGTTCCCGTCAAAAGAATCCACAAAGGtcatcattttgaaaatcaacAAATTGCCAGAAAATTATGACACAATTACGAAAATTTTAGCATCAGATTATGGGTTACAACTCAATTCACGGTTCATGAAAGAGCATGTACCACTCATTTCAACAGTTCACTCGTATACAAGGTCATAAAGATTCACCTGTTCTGCCAAGTCCACGTATTCAATTGTGAGCAATCGAGCAACAAAACAGGAAACTGCACCATAATGCACCACCGcagcacaagaagaaggaagcaCATCAACCAAGTGAGTTAGTGCCCTGGCTGCAAGTAGCATAATGTCAATGTTACTCTCGCGGTTGAGCAAACCAACAAGCACAGGAACAAAAGAGTCCACGGAGAATGTGCTGAGCGACTCCTCAGTCCCGATTGAAAGCATCTCGCACAGCTGCGTTAACGCTTCAACTTGCTTTCCCTCCTCGCCATCAGACCTCAAACCAGATAGAATCTTCTTAAGGCGCCCACTCTGGTGTGAAGCAGAACCAGACCCCATTGCCGAGCTGGGGAGCAAATCATCCAATCCAGCACCGAGCTTCCGGAGCAGGCCTTGAAGTGCACTGCTGGCCGAAGTTAAATTCTGATGCAAAATTCCCACACCGCCCTCGCTGTCATTATCATCATCGTCACAGCCACCAGAATCAATATTCAATCCGAGGCTCCTCTCAGCATCTCtatccctctccctctccctttccCTTTCTCGAACCCTAACCTCATGCTCTTTCTCTTTGCCTTTATCGGAATTATCCTTATCGGAGGCATGACTAGGGTTTTTGCCACGACGGCTGCGGGTACCAGAACCAGAGGATTCGTTAGTAGAGTCCATGGGTGTCGAGGAAGCGAGCGagtcttttgacctagttactaCACGTGAACGAGTGGAGATCGAAGAAGAATTAGCGGCAGCAGTGGCAGTTGTGGTGGCGGTGGGGGCAGCAGCTGCGGCGGTGAGACGAGCACGCTTGGTGGCACGGGTTGTGGGAccagatgaagaagaagaagaaggcgCTGATGAGGTGGCCTCCACCCGCTTCCGGCTACGAGTTTCCATACAAAAACCCAAACCCCTCAAAACCGCGAATCCGCTCGCCGATTAATCGGCGATCAAAGGCACCTCTGATCCCCAAATTATTATCATCTCCCAGTCAGAAACACTAAATCTTCCTAAATTCCAATTCAATTGAAACAAAAGCTTGAATCTTTAGCGATTCAGCTGCAAAGACCCCAAATTACAAACCCTAATTTCAAGCAAATTTCTTATGTATATCAATTAAATGTGAATAATGGACAATCCACACGCGACGACGGGTCGTATTAAAACCAGATAGGGAAGGATGTTTTTGGTCGtaaagaaaagaatgaaattgAACTAATAGAAGAAGTAATATAAAAGGGCAGATGGAATCATGTGTAAAGTTAGGATCACAGATGGAGAGTAGAAATATAGACACGAGTAGCATACAAAACCCTAATTGTGATTTGTGCTTGTGATTTTCTCAATCTAAATAAGTACTAGATGctttgatttttgtgttttttttttttttattttccccctatttatttattttagtaaCTTGACCGTGCTAATATTGAGCGTCATCATAAGAACAGAGAGGCGGTGGTCACTCAATCGTCCAAAAATCTTTTACTGTATTGGTccaaaaaaattatacaaaGAGCCCATCCAATGCGTGtgcaatttaaaaataattattaattttatttctataaaattaaaataaaattaatttttatataaattctttataaaaatttacaatttattagtaatttttctttaatatagTTATAGTTAATTTGGTTGTTACAATATTCAAGAGTGTTACAGGAGATTATATTAACAAATGTGATTAGGTGGTCagaataaaaattaatttctttttaaagacaaaattgaaagttcaaaaaattatacaaaatgttATCTCAATTGTCATTCCTCTTTCCCTTTATTATTGTACAAATATAGATGTATTTATAGTATGATTAATACCAAGTCCAAACCATCTCTTTTTTCTTAaacatttttcttttacttttcgATCCCTTTTCGTACTCATCCTTTACTTAACTATCAAGTAtataattcaaattttgaacttaacaataaaaaaaattataacaacTCTCACTTAACTATTAGGTTGACTCTAGTAGTTGCCATACAATCTCTTTTTAATTATGTAaactttttttgtttatttatttatttgcttttgtttatgctttaatcattttttaagtttgacgaatttgattttttttttttttaatacaatcGGTTGAGCTTTTCTGAGCAAGTTTAAGTCATCAATCAAGCCACTTGTACGCGATTTTCAACTCTAGATATTACTTGCAAATTACAGCGAACGCAAAGCATGGGGGACCGAACTTGAATTGTTTTTGCATAGGACGTACATCCCTGATGGGTTAGCATGGCATCAAGCTTACGTTCTCAAATTCAACTTTTCAAGTGTTCGATTTGCTTTTGGTCTCTGGCAATTGGCAAATCTGGCACCAACACTAGAAGTATCACTTGTTTGTTTGGGGTTTGGACTTTCGCGAATGTCTTTTGTTTTCCGGCTTTCACACGCTTTCCATACTGTATCTAGAGGCGGCAATTTTGAGATACATTTATCTATtcatataatttataattaaatgaatttgaattatccatttatagtaTTGATTTTAAATGATTAACCAAagtaaaaatattaaattaaatgaatttatataaattatcTACAAAAACCATATATATCAATTTACttaaaaaccaaataaaagaaacaaaaaagaaataactACAAGCGGATATTAGACTCAATCCTCTGCCTCTTCACTTCTCGATGGTTCTGCTATCAAGCTCGCACAGTGACACCCTCCCAAGGCTCTATTTCCATTTTCCAATCAATTTtgccttccttttttttaaattaaaaccTAGCTCTCTTTCGTCCCCAAAAATTCCCAATtttaattcatcaatcaaaatTGAGGCGTCTACATACTTTAAACCTGATTGTAAAACAAGTGAATGGCTTCTTATTTTCATTGATGAATTCCAGACTTTGTCTATTGGTGCTTGGGCACATATACATGGTAGCTTTTAGTTTTATAATCTCTGCAGG contains:
- the LOC113761827 gene encoding E3 ubiquitin-protein ligase UPL3 → METRSRKRVEATSSAPSSSSSSGPTTRATKRARLTAAAAAPTATTTATAAANSSSISTRSRVVTRSKDSLASSTPMDSTNESSGSGTRSRRGKNPSHASDKDNSDKGKEKEHEVRVRERERERERDRDAERSLGLNIDSGGCDDDDNDSEGGVGILHQNLTSASSALQGLLRKLGAGLDDLLPSSAMGSGSASHQSGRLKKILSGLRSDGEEGKQVEALTQLCEMLSIGTEESLSTFSVDSFVPVLVGLLNRESNIDIMLLAARALTHLVDVLPSSCAAVVHYGAVSCFVARLLTIEYVDLAEQSLQALKKISQEHPTACLRAGALMAVLSYLDFFSTGVQRVALSTAANMCKKLPSDAADFVMEAVPLLTNLLQYHDAKVLEHASICLTRIAESFATSPEKLDELCNHGLVTQAASLISTSNSGGGQASLSSSTYTGLIRLLSTCASGSHLGAKTLLLLGISGILKDILSGSGLVAGMSVSPALNRPAEQIFEIVSLANELLPSLPQGTISLPASTNLFMKGSYTKKSPGSSSNKQEDSNGNSLEVSAREKLFIDQPELLQQFGIDLVPVLIQIYGSSVNGPVRHKCLSVIGKLMYFSTADMIQSLLSVTNISSFLAGVLAWKDPQVLVPALQIAEILMEKLPGTFSKMFIREGVVHAIDTLILAGSQSNAPQQQTSNEKDNDSIPGSSSRLRRNRRRGNNSNADVNHSDDSKNPVSSFGSPPNSIELSSVNSSLRVTVSACAKAFKEKYFPSNPEATEAGITDDLLHLKNLCVKLNAGIDEQKSKAKGKSKSSGSRLPDVSASREENLVGVISEILGELSKGDGVSTFEFIGSGVIAALLNYFTCGYFSKDGISEAKFPKLRQQAVKRYKSFVSVALPSNVGEGSGDPMSVLIQKLQNALSSLERFPVVLSHTSRSSSGNSRPSSGLSALSQPFKLRLCRAQGEKSLRDYSSNVVLIDPLASLAAVEDFLWPRVQRSDSGQKPSVSAGNSDSGTAIAGTAVSSPSTSTPASTTRRHSTRSRSSINIGDANKKEPAQEKSASSSKGKGKAVLKSASEEGRGPQTRNAARRRAAVDKDAQMKPVTGDTSSEDDELDISPVEIDDALVIEDDDISDDDEDDREDVLRDESIPMCMPDKVHDVKLGDPTEDATDAPVSGDSQINPVGGSSSRGPSVGVADSADLRSGSSFGSRGAMSFAAVAMAGLAAGSGRGMRGGRDRHGRLLFGSSDPPRLMFSAAGKQLTRHLTIYQAIQRQLVLEDDDDERYAGSDFLSSDGSRLWSDIYTITYQRAESQSDNASLGTPISTNLSKSTKASSSATVSSESASHQGSLLDSILQGELPCDLEKNNPTYEILALLRVLEGLNQLAPRLRIQTVIDDFSEGKIATLDALSATGVKVPSEEFINSKLTPKLARQIQDALALCSGSLPSWCYQLTKACPFLFPFETRRQYFYSTAFGLSRALYRLQQQQGADGHGSTNEREVRVGRLQRQKVRVSRNRILDSAVKVMEMYSSQKAVLEVEYFGEVGTGLGPTLEFYTLLSHDLQKVKLGMWRSSASSDGPVMEVDGGTDGKTNASLDSLHGERDLILAPLGLFPRSWPPNADTSDGSHFSKVVDYFRLLGRVMAKALQDGRLMDLPLSTAFYKLVLGQELDLHDILSFDAALGKTLQELQALVCRKQYLESIAGHIHDKVDDLLFRGAPVEDLCLDFTLPGYPEYVLKPGDEDVDINNLDDYVSLVVDAIVRTGIRRQMEAFRYGFNQVFDISTLQIFSPNELDYLLCGRRELWKADTLVDHIKFDHGYTAKSPAIVNLLEIMGEFNPEQQRAFCQFVTGAPRLPPGGLAVLNPKLTIVRKHSSSAGNTTNSSIGPSESADDDLPSVMTCANYLKLPPYSTKEIMYKKLLYAISEGQGSFDLS